Proteins encoded by one window of Haliotis asinina isolate JCU_RB_2024 chromosome 6, JCU_Hal_asi_v2, whole genome shotgun sequence:
- the LOC137288034 gene encoding mucin-2-like: protein MSSNNHAGRPATTTQDVQQPPCKTSSNHHARCPATTMQDLQQQPCKMSSNSHARRPATTMQDVQQQPCKMSSNNHARRPATTTQDVQQQPCKMSSNNHARRPATTTQDVQQQPCKTSSNNHVRCPATTMQDVQQPPRKMSSNNPARCPATTMQDVQQPPRKMSSNNHARLPATTMQDVQQQPCRTSSNNHARCPATTMQDVQQPPRKMSSNNHARCPATTMQDVQQQPCRTSSNNHARCPATTMQDVQQPPRKMSSNNHARRPATTTQDVQQQPCKTSSNNHARCPATTMQDVQQPPRKMSNNNHARCPATTMQDVQQQPCKMSSNNHARRPATTTQDVQQQPRKTSSNHHARCPATTMEDVEQQPCKMSSNKHARRPATTTQDVQQQPCKTSGNNHARCPATTMQDFQQPPRKVSSNNHARLPAAQYKAASNNLVVTMVLSSSHGGLCPRCFLNL from the coding sequence ATGTCCAGCAACAACCATGCAGGACGTCCAGCAACCACCACGCAAGATGTCCAGCAACCACCATGCAAGACGTCCAGCAACCACCACGCAAGATGTCCAGCAACCACCATGCAAGACCTCCAGCAACAACCATGCAAGATGTCCAGCAACAGCCATGCAAGACGTCCAGCAACAACCATGCAAGATGTCCAGCAACAACCATGCAAGATGTCCAGCAACAACCATGCAAGACGTCCAGCAACCACCACGCAAGATGTCCAGCAACAACCATGCAAGATGTCCAGCAACAACCATGCAAGACGTCCAGCAACCACCACGCAAGATGTCCAGCAACAACCATGCAAGACGTCCAGCAACAACCATGTAAGATGTCCAGCAACAACCATGCAAGACGTCCAGCAACCACCACGCAAGATGTCCAGCAACAACCCCGCAAGATGTCCAGCAACAACCATGCAAGACGTCCAGCAACCACCACGCAAGATGTCCAGCAACAACCATGCAAGACTTCCAGCAACAACCATGCAAGATGTCCAGCAACAACCATGCAGGACGTCCAGCAACAACCATGCAAGATGTCCAGCAACAACCATGCAAGACGTCCAGCAACCACCACGCAAGATGTCCAGCAACAACCATGCAAGATGTCCAGCAACAACCATGCAAGATGTCCAGCAACAACCATGCAGGACGTCCAGCAACAACCATGCAAGATGTCCAGCAACAACCATGCAGGACGTCCAGCAACCACCACGCAAGATGTCCAGCAACAACCATGCAAGACGTCCAGCAACCACCACGCAAGATGTCCAGCAACAACCATGCAAGACCTCCAGCAACAACCATGCAAGATGTCCAGCAACAACCATGCAAGACGTCCAGCAACCACCACGCAAGATGTCCAACAACAACCATGCAAGATGTCCAGCAACCACCATGCAAGATGTCCAGCAACAACCATGCAAGATGTCCAGCAACAACCATGCAAGACGTCCAGCAACCACCACGCAAGATGTCCAGCAACAACCACGCAAGACGTCCAGCAACCACCACGCAAGATGTCCAGCAACAACAATGGAAGACGTCGAGCAACAACCATGTAAGATGTCCAGCAACAAGCATGCAAGACGTCCAGCAACCACCACGCAAGATGTCCAGCAACAACCATGCAAGACCTCAGGCAACAACCATGCAAGATGTCCAGCAACCACCATGCAAGACTTCCAGCAACCACCACGCAAGGTGTCCAGCAACAACCATGCAAGACTTCCAGCAGCACAATATAAGGCTGCTAGTAACAACCTTGTAGTAACAATGGTGTTGAGTTCCAGCCATGGTGGTCTTTGTCCAAGGTGTTTTTTAAATCTTTGA
- the LOC137288035 gene encoding uncharacterized protein, protein MRNCITDLALRGKRALMEVISNLNGIGIIDPSVYFKIFDAQIQPILLYGAEIWGMHRFYEIEKVHLIACKRFLNVSPQTPTAIVYGECGRYPLYINALCKTLKYWVKVIHMHEDRIPLKVYKMQVYYDNCGYKTYASYIREILFAHGFGYVWMSQTVGDAALFLSRFKTVAINIFLQSWNSTLNNSSRYHMYREFKSLLTPEKYLSCILDKKFRNILTKFRCGLLRLKYNEGRWLNVEVAERSCPLCNLGVEDEYHFIFTCTEYNALRLKYLPCIYQKQPNYYKFKSLLSTNNETTLRNLCKYIYHAYKSRTIKLQ, encoded by the coding sequence ATGAGAAATTGCATCACTGATTTAGCATTGAGGGGCAAGCGGGCCTTAATGGAAGTAATAAGTAATTTAAATGGAATTGGAATAATAGACCCCAGTGTGTACTTCAAAATTTTTGATGCCCAGATACAGCCGATATTACTGTACGGAGCAGAAATCTGGGGAATGCATAGATTTTATGAAATAGAAAAGGTCCATTTAATAGCCTGCAAACGTTTCTTGAATGTCAGCCCTCAAACACCTACTGCTATTGTATATGGCGAATGTGGAAGATATCCTCTCTATATAAACGCATTGTgtaaaactttgaaatattggGTAAAGGTTATTCATATGCATGAAGATAGAATCCCCttgaaagtgtacaaaatgcaaGTGTATTACGATAACTGTGGCTACAAGACATATGCTTCTTACATAAGAGAAATACTTTTTGCACATGGGTTTGGTTACGTCTGGATGTCCCAGACAGTTGGTGACGCAGCTTTATTTTTAAGTAGATTCAAGACTGTTGCAATCAATATATTTCTTCAATCATGGAACAGTACATTGAATAACAGTTCACGATACCATATGTACCGTGAGTTTAAAAGTCTGTTAActccagaaaaatatttatcatgtatatTGGACAAAAAGTTTCGAAATATTTTGACCAAATTCCGATGTGGATTATTAAGGCTAAAGTATAATGAAGGTAGATGGTTGAATGTCGAGGTTGCTGAACGTAGCTGCCCTTTGTGCAATCTAGGTGTAGAAGACGAGTACCATTTCATCTTTACATGTACTGAATATAACGCACTAAGATTAAAATACTTGCCatgtatatatcagaaacaaccaaaCTACTATAAATTTAAGTCTCTGTTATCAACGAACAATGAAACAACTTTAagaaatttatgtaaatatatctatcATGCTTATAAAAGCAGGACAATCAAACTTCAATAA
- the LOC137288037 gene encoding uncharacterized protein: MRIVNLALAAEQCVNLAPAAGQYINLAPSVEQYFNLAPSVEQYINLTPSVEQYFNFAPSVEQYFNLAPSVEQYFNRAPSVEQYFNLAPTVEQYVNFAPSVGQYINLASSAERYINLSPTVEQYVNHAPSIEQYVNHAPAVEQYINLAPSVEQYINLAPAAEQYFNLASSVEQYFNLAPSVEQYINLAPSVERYINHAPAVEQYFNLAPSVEQYFNLAPSVEQYFNLAPSVEQYFNHAPSVEQYFNLAPSVEQYFNLAPSVEQYFNLAPSVEQYFNLAPSVEQYFNLAPSVEQYFNLAPSVEQYFNLAPSVEQYFNRAPSVEQYFNCAPSVEQYFNLAPTVEQYVNYAPSVGQYINLAPSVEQYINLSPTVEQYVNHAPSIEQYVNHAPAVEQYINLAPSVAQYINLAPAAEQYFNLAPSVEQYFNLAPSVERYINHAPAVEQYINLAPSVEQYFNLAPSVEQYFNLAPSVEQYFNLAPSVEQYFNLAPSVAQYFNLAPSVEQYFNLAPSVEQYVNHAPAVEQYINLAPSVEQYINLAPSVEQYVNHAPSVEQYFNLAPSVEQYFNLAPSVEQYFNHAPSVEQYFNLAPSVEQYFNLAPSVEQYFNLAPSVEQYFNLAPSVEQYFNLAPSVEQYFNLAPSVEQYFNRAPSVEQYFNCAPSVEQYFNLAPTVEQYVNYAPSVGQYINLAPSVEQYINLSPTVEQYVNHAPSIEQYVNHAPAVEQYINLAPSVAQYINLAPAAEQYFNLAPSVEQYFNLAPSVERYINHAPAVEQYINLAPSVEQYFNLAPSVEQYFNLAPSVEQYFNLAPSVEQYFNLAPSVAQYFNLAPSVEQYFNLAPSVEQYINLAPSVEQYINLAPSVERYINHAPAVEQYINLAPSVEQYFNLAPSVEQYFNLAPSVEQYFNLSPTVEQYVNHAPSIEQYVNHAPAVEQYINLAPSVAQYINLAPAAEEYFNLAPSVEQYFNLAPSVEQYINLAPSVERYINHAPAVEQYINLAPSVEQYFNLAPSVEQYFNLAPSVEQYFNLAPSVAQYFNLAPSVEQYFNLAPSVEQYINLAPSVEQYINLAPSVERYINHAPAVEQYINLAPSVEQYFNLAPSVEQYFNLAPSVEQYFNLAPSVEQYFNLAPSVEQYINLAPSVEQYINLAPSVEQYVNHAPSVEQYFNLAPSVEQYFNLAPSVEQYFNLAPSVEQYFNLAPSVEQYFNLAPSVEQYFNLAPSVEQYINLAPSVEQYVNHAPSVEQYFNLAPSVEQYFNLAPSVEQYFNLAPSVEQYFNLAPSVEQYINLAPSVEQYFNLAPSVEQYINLAPSVEQYVNHAPSVEQYFNLAPSVEQYFNLAPSVEQYINLAPSVERYINHAPAVEQYLNLAPSVEQYFNLAPSVEQYFNLAPSVEQYFNLAPSVEQYFNLAPSVEEYFNLATCIYFI, from the coding sequence ATGCGAATCGTTAACCTTGCTCTAGCTGCAGAACAGTGCGTTAACCTTGCTCCCGCTGCAGGACAGTACATCAACCTTGCTCCCTCTGTAGAACAGTACTTCAACCTTGCTCCCTCTGTAGAACAGTACATCAACCTTACTCCCTCTGTAGAACAATACTTCAACTTTGCTCCCTCTGTAGAACAGTACTTCAACCTTGCTCCCTCTGTAGAACAGTACTTCAACCGTGCTCCCTCTGTAGAACAGTACTTCAACCTTGCTCCCACTGTAGAACAGTACGTCAATTTTGCCCCCTCTGTAGGACAGTACATCAACCTTGCTTCCTCTGCAGAACGGTACATCAACCTTTCTCCCACTGTAGAACAGTACGTCAATCATGCCCCCTCTATAGAACAGTACGTCAATCATGCCCCCGCTGTAGAACAGTACATCAACCTTGCTCCCTCTGTAGAACAGTACATCAACCTTGCTCCCGCTGCAGAACAGTACTTCAACCTTGCTTCCTCTGTTGAACAGTACTTCAACCTTGCTCCCTCTGTAGAACAGTACATCAACCTTGCTCCCTCTGTAGAACGGTACATCAATCATGCGCCCGCTGTAGAACAGTACTTCAACCTTGCTCCCTCTGTAGAACAGTACTTCAACCTTGCTCCCTCCGTAGAACAGTACTTCAACCTTGCTCCCTCTGTAGAACAGTACTTCAATCATGCTCCCTCTGTAGAACAGTACTTCAACCTTGCTCCCTCCGTAGAACAGTACTTCAACCTTGCTCCCTCTGTAGAACAGTACTTCAACCTTGCTCCCTCTGTAGAACAATACTTCAACCTTGCTCCCTCTGTAGAACAATACTTCAACCTTGCTCCCTCCGTAGAACAGTACTTCAACCTTGCTCCCTCTGTAGAACAATACTTCAACCTTGCTCCCTCTGTAGAACAGTACTTCAACCGTGCTCCCTCTGTAGAACAGTACTTCAACTGTGCTCCCTCTGTAGAACAGTACTTCAACCTTGCTCCCACTGTAGAACAGTACGTCAATTATGCCCCCTCTGTAGGACAGTACATCAACCTTGCTCCCTCTGTAGAACAGTACATCAACCTTTCTCCCACTGTAGAACAGTACGTCAATCATGCCCCCTCTATAGAACAGTACGTCAATCATGCCCCCGCTGTAGAACAGTACATCAACCTTGCTCCCTCTGTAGCACAGTACATCAACCTTGCTCCCGCTGCAGAACAGTACTTCAACCTTGCTCCCTCTGTAGAACAGTACTTCAACCTTGCTCCCTCTGTAGAACGGTACATCAATCATGCGCCCGCTGTAGAACAGTACATCAACCTTGCTCCCTCTGTAGAACAGTACTTCAACCTTGCTCCCTCTGTAGAACAATACTTCAACCTTGCTCCCTCTGTAGAACAATACTTCAACCTTGCTCCCTCTGTAGAACAATACTTCAACCTTGCTCCCTCTGTAGCACAATACTTCAACCTTGCTCCCTCTGTAGAACAATACTTCAACCTTGCTCCCTCTGTAGAACAGTACGTCAATCATGCCCCCGCTGTAGAACAGTACATCAACCTTGCTCCCTCTGTAGAACAGTACATCAACCTTGCTCCCTCTGTAGAACAGTACGTCAATCATGCTCCCTCTGTAGAACAGTACTTCAACCTTGCTCCCTCCGTAGAACAGTACTTCAACCTTGCTCCCTCTGTAGAACAGTACTTCAATCATGCTCCCTCTGTAGAACAGTACTTCAACCTTGCTCCCTCCGTAGAACAGTACTTCAACCTTGCTCCCTCTGTAGAACAATACTTCAACCTTGCTCCCTCTGTAGAACAATACTTCAACCTTGCTCCCTCCGTAGAACAGTACTTCAACCTTGCTCCCTCTGTAGAACAATACTTCAACCTTGCTCCCTCTGTAGAACAGTACTTCAACCGTGCTCCCTCTGTAGAACAGTACTTCAACTGTGCTCCCTCTGTAGAACAGTACTTCAACCTTGCTCCCACTGTAGAACAGTACGTCAATTATGCCCCCTCTGTAGGACAGTACATCAACCTTGCTCCCTCTGTAGAACAGTACATCAACCTTTCTCCCACTGTAGAACAGTACGTCAATCATGCCCCCTCTATAGAACAGTACGTCAATCATGCCCCCGCTGTAGAACAGTACATCAACCTTGCTCCCTCTGTAGCACAGTACATCAACCTTGCTCCCGCTGCAGAACAGTACTTCAACCTTGCTCCCTCTGTAGAACAGTACTTCAACCTTGCTCCCTCTGTAGAACGGTACATCAATCATGCGCCCGCTGTAGAACAGTACATCAACCTTGCTCCCTCTGTAGAACAGTACTTCAACCTTGCTCCCTCTGTAGAACAATACTTCAACCTTGCTCCCTCTGTAGAACAATACTTCAACCTTGCTCCCTCTGTAGAACAATACTTCAACCTTGCTCCCTCTGTAGCACAATACTTCAACCTTGCTCCCTCTGTAGAACAATACTTCAACCTTGCTCCCTCTGTAGAACAGTACATCAACCTTGCTCCCTCTGTAGAACAGTACATCAACCTTGCTCCCTCTGTAGAACGGTACATCAATCATGCGCCCGCTGTAGAACAGTACATCAACCTTGCTCCCTCTGTAGAACAGTACTTCAACCTTGCTCCCTCTGTAGAACAATACTTCAACCTTGCTCCCTCTGTAGAACAATACTTCAACCTTTCTCCCACTGTAGAACAGTACGTCAATCATGCCCCCTCTATAGAACAGTACGTCAATCATGCCCCCGCTGTAGAACAGTACATCAACCTTGCTCCCTCTGTAGCACAGTACATCAACCTTGCTCCCGCTGCAGAAGAGTACTTCAACCTTGCTCCCTCTGTAGAACAGTACTTCAACCTTGCTCCCTCTGTAGAACAGTACATCAACCTTGCTCCCTCTGTAGAACGGTACATCAATCATGCGCCCGCTGTAGAACAGTACATCAACCTTGCTCCCTCTGTAGAACAGTACTTCAACCTTGCTCCCTCTGTAGAACAATACTTCAACCTTGCTCCCTCTGTAGAACAATACTTCAACCTTGCTCCCTCTGTAGCACAATACTTCAACCTTGCTCCCTCTGTAGAACAATACTTCAACCTTGCTCCCTCTGTAGAACAGTACATCAACCTTGCTCCCTCTGTAGAACAGTACATCAACCTTGCTCCCTCTGTAGAACGGTACATCAATCATGCGCCCGCTGTAGAACAGTACATCAACCTTGCTCCCTCTGTAGAACAGTACTTCAACCTTGCTCCCTCTGTAGAACAATACTTCAACCTTGCTCCCTCTGTAGAACAATACTTCAACCTTGCTCCCTCTGTAGAACAATACTTCAACCTTGCTCCCTCTGTAGAACAGTACATCAACCTTGCTCCCTCTGTAGAACAGTACATCAACCTTGCTCCCTCTGTAGAACAGTACGTCAATCATGCTCCCTCTGTAGAACAGTACTTCAACCTTGCTCCCTCCGTAGAACAGTACTTCAACCTTGCTCCCTCTGTAGAACAATACTTCAACCTTGCTCCCTCTGTAGAACAATACTTCAACCTTGCTCCCTCTGTAGAACAATACTTCAACCTTGCTCCCTCTGTAGAACAGTACTTCAACCTTGCTCCCTCTGTAGAACAGTACATCAACCTTGCTCCCTCTGTAGAACAGTACGTCAATCATGCTCCCTCTGTAGAACAGTACTTCAACCTTGCTCCCTCCGTAGAACAGTACTTCAACCTTGCTCCCTCTGTAGAACAGTACTTCAACCTTGCTCCCTCCGTAGAACAATACTTCAACCTTGCTCCCTCTGTAGAACAGTACATCAACCTTGCTCCCTCTGTAGAACAGTACTTCAACCTTGCTCCCTCTGTAGAACAGTACATCAACCTTGCTCCCTCTGTAGAACAGTACGTCAATCATGCTCCCTCTGTAGAACAATACTTCAACCTTGCTCCCTCTGTAGAACAGTACTTCAACCTTGCTCCCTCTGTAGAACAGTACATCAACCTTGCTCCCTCTGTAGAACGGTACATCAATCATGCGCCCGCTGTAGAACAGTACCTCAACCTTGCTCCCTCTGTAGAACAGTACTTCAACCTTGCTCCCTCTGTAGAACAGTACTTCAACCTTGCTCCCTCTGTAGAACAATACTTTAACCTTGCTCCCTCTGTAGAACAGTACTTCAACCTTGCTCCCTCTGTAGAAGAGTACTTCAACCTtgccacatgcatatatttcatttaa